One genomic segment of Nocardioides cavernaquae includes these proteins:
- a CDS encoding SIR2 family protein — MYQPQPLSTPPGSLAVRLAGLATSNQLTIYAGAGISAADPTSLPGAKSLANLIWRKLSPLMDLGDVDEWDLLCVANAVAAHPAGSQLLRQTVLGVADMTGASFNYAHEVVALLLCEGVATVLEMNYDNCIERAAQPEIPMVVRTPTELLHGSSSALMKVHGCATLPQTMLVTSADLEGVGFWADAIVRANLSQNHFVFIGIGSVADYVQASLETVVGAVGNEHLYLVDPALADWEVAEPPLDWKVLLGDLPLEQRVASPAEEFCDALLRAYVLTVCQSLAETVDGFPPEHPQKQGVQQLLSAIHAVDGVKALRWLRGISWGYAPGTSVASSAVTLEVLVALSGLMGAVWGAPALGSEVMGFSPLTNSAHDERFDVMPLLSGHGARGPAVVKEAERRVAMARRSGDLSTDAPVLVVAGGHLGSLGSAELQAGRMSNLDDVLADARRTMDGLAFDLIGSSEPSHLIDGPAAGHILYVRAGSIGEVS, encoded by the coding sequence GTGTATCAGCCGCAGCCACTTTCGACGCCGCCAGGCTCGCTCGCGGTCAGGCTCGCGGGTCTGGCGACTAGCAACCAGCTCACCATCTACGCCGGCGCGGGCATCTCAGCCGCAGACCCGACTTCGCTCCCCGGGGCAAAGAGCTTGGCAAATCTGATCTGGCGAAAGCTATCCCCCCTTATGGACCTGGGGGATGTAGATGAGTGGGATCTCCTATGCGTTGCAAACGCAGTTGCGGCTCACCCTGCAGGCAGCCAACTGCTGCGGCAGACCGTGCTCGGGGTCGCCGACATGACAGGCGCCTCGTTCAACTACGCCCACGAAGTTGTCGCCCTTCTGCTGTGCGAGGGCGTCGCCACGGTGCTCGAGATGAACTATGACAATTGCATTGAACGCGCTGCGCAGCCCGAGATCCCGATGGTCGTCAGGACTCCGACTGAACTCCTGCACGGCTCTAGCAGCGCACTAATGAAGGTCCACGGATGCGCGACGCTCCCACAGACAATGCTGGTGACGAGCGCCGATCTTGAAGGTGTCGGCTTTTGGGCCGACGCGATCGTGCGAGCGAACCTGAGCCAGAACCACTTCGTTTTTATCGGAATCGGGAGCGTCGCCGATTATGTTCAGGCCTCTCTCGAAACGGTTGTCGGCGCGGTCGGCAACGAACACCTTTACCTTGTCGACCCGGCACTCGCGGATTGGGAGGTGGCCGAGCCTCCGTTGGACTGGAAGGTCCTGCTCGGTGATCTTCCGCTCGAACAAAGAGTGGCTAGCCCAGCCGAGGAGTTCTGCGACGCCCTCCTGCGTGCGTATGTCCTGACGGTCTGCCAGTCCCTAGCCGAAACCGTTGACGGGTTTCCGCCGGAGCATCCTCAGAAGCAGGGCGTGCAACAACTTCTGTCTGCCATCCATGCCGTTGACGGTGTGAAGGCTCTGCGGTGGCTCAGGGGCATTTCCTGGGGATACGCACCCGGCACGAGTGTCGCATCGTCAGCGGTGACCCTCGAGGTGCTGGTCGCGTTGAGCGGCTTGATGGGAGCGGTTTGGGGTGCCCCCGCGTTGGGCTCCGAAGTAATGGGTTTCAGCCCGCTGACAAATTCTGCGCACGATGAGAGGTTCGATGTGATGCCGCTTTTGTCTGGGCACGGTGCCCGCGGACCGGCGGTTGTGAAGGAAGCCGAGCGGCGCGTCGCCATGGCTCGAAGGTCGGGGGACCTATCGACCGATGCGCCGGTTCTCGTCGTCGCGGGAGGACACCTCGGATCGCTTGGTTCAGCGGAGCTCCAGGCGGGTCGGATGTCGAACCTTGACGACGTGCTTGCTGACGCGAGGCGCACAATGGACGGCCTCGCTTTCGACCTCATTGGCAGTTCGGAACCAAGTCACCTCATCGATGGCCCCGCCGCGGGCCACATCCTCTATGTAAGAGCGGGAAGCATAGGAGAGGTGTCGTGA
- a CDS encoding DUF5919 domain-containing protein: MSNERLRSALLKRGLTYADLGEKVSVDPKTVERWVTQPRRPHRAHRLRVAAVLSEDDGFLWPETANDRASVSASQAELVELFPNRGSVSSEFWLSTVDRAVDQVDLLAYAASFLHDALPDFADLLATKARSGVRVRLLFGDPDSEAVERRGREEGIDDLLAARCRLTWSYWAPFLEEQGIEARMHETTLYNSLFRFDDTLLVNTHALGVAASHSPVLHLQKVAGGRLFAQYLQSFESAWSAADQSVLSVAIDEGRPQR, encoded by the coding sequence ATGTCGAACGAGCGACTCCGGAGCGCGCTCCTGAAGCGAGGTCTGACCTACGCCGATCTCGGCGAGAAGGTCTCGGTAGATCCGAAGACCGTTGAGCGCTGGGTGACGCAGCCGCGAAGGCCGCACCGTGCACATCGCCTGAGAGTTGCCGCCGTCCTGAGCGAGGACGATGGGTTCCTGTGGCCCGAAACAGCGAACGACCGGGCGTCGGTATCAGCGAGCCAGGCGGAGCTTGTCGAACTGTTCCCGAACCGGGGGTCGGTGAGCTCGGAGTTCTGGCTGTCGACGGTCGATCGGGCGGTCGATCAGGTCGACCTGCTCGCGTACGCCGCTTCCTTCCTGCACGACGCGTTGCCGGATTTTGCGGATCTCCTCGCGACCAAGGCACGCTCAGGCGTACGGGTCCGTCTGCTGTTCGGCGATCCCGACTCGGAGGCAGTGGAGCGGCGCGGCCGGGAGGAAGGCATCGATGATCTGCTCGCTGCTCGATGCCGGCTCACCTGGAGCTACTGGGCCCCATTCCTGGAGGAGCAGGGGATCGAGGCACGCATGCACGAAACGACGCTCTACAACTCGCTGTTCCGCTTTGACGACACGCTGCTCGTGAACACCCATGCGCTCGGAGTCGCTGCCAGCCACTCACCCGTCCTTCACTTGCAGAAGGTCGCGGGCGGCAGACTATTCGCGCAGTATCTCCAGAGCTTCGAGAGTGCTTGGAGTGCGGCTGATCAGTCAGTCCTGTCCGTGGCGATCGATGAAGGACGACCCCAACGTTAA